Part of the Henckelia pumila isolate YLH828 chromosome 2, ASM3356847v2, whole genome shotgun sequence genome is shown below.
ATTGTTTCACATGGGATTTACCATTTTTTATATTATGTGCTTCAAagattcttttttttctttttcttttttatgatcagaaaCTATATCATGGTGGGGAAAACAAATTGTGTTTGGTCAATCGATTTATAAGCTTTGGAATCCATTGACTTACATGTTTCTAGTATGAAATGTTGAGTTTCACTTTTTCATGATGAGTGCTTTTCAGATTTACAATATTGCAATTAAAAGAAGGTGAATTGATGTTTTTTACACAAAAACCAACTGCCCTGTTTCtttgttatttttttccaaaattttccttAGAGTGATCAATGATTTTAAAGTATTAACACTTTCAAGTTATCAAGTTCATCTGTGTAATTTTATTTGCATATTAaactttctttttatttttgtttaaaataaaataaaattggagGTATCTTCACTAGTCATTGAGTCAAAGCTATCATGCCAGTCGTGCACTCACCTAAAAGTGCTAGCAGCAAAGTATGCAACCTATGCAAACTTACAATCTGTGTGGATGTCTCATTTCATGCGAACGAGTTTCCAGGCAAGAGCAGAAACACCAAATTGGGTTCACAAGATGAATAAAACCACTCTACTTGATTCCCTTGACATGGCAAATTGGTTTCCTGGATCCACCTCCTGTAGTCCTGTCTAAGGGATCAAGATAGACTCCAACATGTAAATAAAATACAAGAGCAAGGATGGAACTGAACCCTAGTCCCAACAGAAAATATAAATGGTTGAAGAAAGATGAATTTGCTGTGATATTGGTCATTtaaagaaatttgttgaaaaaaaGATACTTCAGAAAACAATGAAAAAAGCTAGTCCAGCGTAGTTGTATGCGGTTGCTGTTCTCAATCATTGAGGGGTTCGAGAGTCAGGCTTGAGAATATCTTTTATGTTGTCTGAATTATAAGTTTACCATACCTTCTACGAAGCTATAATTGGGAGCCTCTTTCTTGAAAAGATTGAAAGGTTTTATCTCAAGTAAGTTGATAAGCATTCAAGTGTTCATGTTCTACATTCGCTGTTTAATCTCTACCTCTGATTTGAGTAAGTGCTGTTTTAATTGAGCTCGTGTAATACTCAAATTCAAATAGAATGGGTTGTTGTGGCGTCCTAGGTGTTGTCTATGACATGCGTGGGAGCAAAACCTTTACCTTTCTTTTTTTGTTCTGCTTCTCAAAAAAACTCAGATGATTGTGGTGTTTCTAAGTGAGAAGCTTAGATATCAGACGCTACTTTTTGCCTTTCTCGCTCACTGTTTTGCGCAAACGTGCTGCACAAACACAATCTTTGTGCGCGTGTTGCCAAGGAACTATACCTCGCCTGTCTGGTCTTGGCTGTGTTTGCCCATGTGGAATCCACTGGAGCAGGTTAAAGTTTAGTAtgttcttattttttaaaactgtAGGTGCAAACCACCCCACCCCCTCCGCTGCACAAAATTCTTCCTTTGTGAGCTCATCTTGtttaaagaaaaaaatcataataataaaaataaagatgAAACAAATGTAGAGTTGATTTGATAAAATTGAAATTCCcatggaaaaataaaattagtctTTGAATCCCAAGTATAAATGTTAATTGTGTAGGAAGAAAATTATATTTCCTATCTGTTGAATATGTTTACAATGAGATATGTACACTGAAACTAACAACTAAATTAGGAAGATATAAGTATGTACTATAATCTAAATCTAAATCCCACAAAATCTGCGAATTATGCACATAATCCTTTTTTGTCTTAAAAGAGATTTTCCCACCCCTCCCTACGAGCTGGGGAGTCATCCATTCCAATCTTGCTAACTATTCTTCGAATGTTTGTTCCAACCATTCCTTTGGTGAGTTTGTCTGAATTTGTTCCCTTGTGGAAATGAAAGACGTGCTAATTAGTCCACTATTCAACTTTTCTTTTGTAAAGTGCATATCCACTTCTATGTGTTTTGCATGGTCGTGTTATACTGGATTATGAGCTGTATTTAATAACTGATTTGTAGTTAAACTTAAGCTTTATCAGATCTTCCCTTCTAAtctttaaggcttctaaaaaaTTTTCAGCCACAGTAGCTCACAGGAGTTCTTATCAAAGACTGGTGGGAAGATGCATATCTATCTCCCACAAGGCCTAACACGGCCTACATGGTGATTGTGGCTAACCAATTCATGCACAACTGCTACATTTGTAGCTACCTGCTCACTTCAATCGGCCTTTTATCATAGATAGTTTTGGGGTTGGTACGAATGGCGATGAGATCTTTGATTACACGCAGTAGGCTTGGTGGTTTGATAGGACGATCATCTACGTTGGGGCTTCGCCACTTCACTGGTGGTAGAGGCCATTTCTTTGTTCaggtttatttttattttattttaaaaaatttatgtctATTTTTTATGTCGATATTTAAAACCCTTGTTTATTTCAGAAAATGGAGAAGGGGTTGACGGAAAAGATCAAAAATATGGCAGAGGAGAAGAATTTTCGCCAGGTATAAAAGATTTGATTTTTAGTTATGCACTTATCATTGTTTCTTTCATTAATTAGTTTTTAGTGTCGTTGATTTTTAGTTCTCGTGTTACTGGTGGAAAACATTGTTGGCGTAAATGATTAAATAATCTGTAGAAAATTGactatttttttccaaatttcaTTCAAGGTTATGTCCTTTCCCAACTTTTTCACTTTCAGATTTTGTGTTATCATGTAAATATAAATTAAGGTGCAAATCCAGTAGAGCAAGAGAGAAAGATGCAGTCATTAACTTTTATGTGCTATATTTTTAGAAATATAAACAAAGTTTCCCTGGATGAATAATATCACTCCAATTGATTTCCTTGACATGGCAAATTCGGTTCCTGGACCCACCTCCTGTCTAAGGGATCGAGATAGATTCCAACTTGGGTTCCATACTAAATCAATTAACTCTAGCTGTGGAGTCACTGTGAATATGTGTGAGGTAATTGACGGCAGATTTTTCATGCGTATATTTTATTAGTTTTCTCGTCAATTAAAAGCCGGTGTCTTAAATGTACGtggttaaaattttaatttgtcaAATGTCACTATATGTATATGatacaaaaattttgaatgCTCCAAATTAAGTTTACGATAAAAGTATCTTTCAACCCACAAATATTCATATACAGCTCATGCAAGGTTTATCTCTTAGAATTATTTAACCATGGCTTTTAATTTTGTATACTCGTCTTTCCCTGATAGTACTTGGTAGGCTTCAGTAGTTTGTATCTTTCCTCAGTTTTGTTAGATTAACTCCCTTGTTATTCTTCTTGACAACATTCTTATGTGATTCTGAATTTGTTTACAGAACTTTTACCAGTTACTGTTCAGGAATTTGTCCACTGCGTCATTTTCGTCAGCACAAGATGCTTCAGGATTGAAGCTCCTTGTAACTTCCGAGCACAGTGCTCGGAAAGCAGTTGGTATTTGGCTTTTTACATCCGCTTCCTGGGTTTTTAGTATGGTAGTACTTGGTGGTATAACACGATTAACTAGATCTGGCCTTTCCATGACTGACTGGAAATTCACCGGTAGCCTTCCTCCTCTCTCAGATGAAGCGTGGGTAGTTGAGTTTGAGAAGTATAAACAATCCCCTGAATACCAGCGGTTAGTTCATGTGTTTATGTATATGCTTTCTTTGCGTTCAATAATTGCCATCGTTATATATTGCTTAGTTCCAAACAAGTTTGGGGTCTGCTACATAGATTTTTGTTTATCCTTATTTTcataatgaaaatcaaaatattaGGATTCTTATAGTTGCGCCAACCATGATTTCACAACTTAATTTTGGTCTTTGTTCTGTTATCTTTAAGCATACAATTGGTATTTGTATGTGCtccttttttatttaatttatttttggatgaTATCCATCCAATATATTTCAGAAATTTGTCATTGTACATTTGCGTGAGAGTTCTGAAAAACTCAGGTGCACTTAGCTATTGTACAAGTTTTCCATCAGAACTTGGTTACTCAATTGTTTGAAAGCACAAGTCTACTCAGCTGGTTATCTGTATAACCGGACACCTTACAGTCCCTTTCCAAACAACTATTTAACTAAATTTATCTTCTTGTATTCTTGTGGCCATTATTTCTTCATCGTTAGGTTTCTAGGCAGTAAAATATCTGCACTATTCTTATTTCTGTTGTATCGTTTATTCTGCAACTTGTAAACCTCTCATGCAAACTGTTAGGGACTATATGCGTATGGGCTTTAATATATATTGGACTTAGGCCCAAGAGACTCAAGCCCATAGAAGTATCTAGGCTTGAGAGAGAGCAATAAAATGTGGGGACGGTTTGTTAGGCATTCGGTTGTTTTCTTTGAAGGTTTTAACAAGCATTTTGGCTAGGGAAATACTAGCTTTGGCTAGGGTTTATTTACAGAGATACTGTTTATTTACAGAGATACTCTTTTCTGAAATGATCACTCCATATTTCAGTATTCTTGTGTTGGTGTTcttcttatttaattttgttgCATATCGGTGGCCTTTATCTTACCAGCAAGCTAACAATTGGTCCGACCTGCCATGGCCACCACTCGTTCTGAGGTAAGGATCGAGATTCTTGAAAAATCAGTCGCCGTGCTCCAGGACGAGATGGGCTCCGTCCACAAAAAGCTTGACTACATCACTTCTATTGTGGAGCAGTTGCTGGCAGAAAGATTCAAGGACTTCGGCCACCAACCTGGCTCTCATGAGTCCCATGACGCAGCCTCTGCCCAACATGAATCATCGACGAAGAATGAGCAGTCTCTGACCATATGGGGTCTGGGTATAATGGCCACCGATATGCAACAGAATTAAATAAGAAGAACACCAACACAAGAATACTGAAATATGGAGTGATAATTTCAGAAAATAAGAACGACAACTTGTTTCCAGAGATAGTATCTCTGTAAATAAACCCTAGCCAAAGCTAGTATTTCCCTAGCCAAAATGCTAGTTACAACCTTCAAAGAAAACAACCGAATGCCTAACAAACTGCACTCCCCACATTTTATTGCTCTCTCTCAAGCGTCTAGATACTTCTATGGGCTTGAGTCTCTTGGGCCTAAGTCCAATATATATTAAAGCCCATACACATATAGTCCCCAACACAAACTCACTTTCTCCACTGTCCATTACTCCATTTCCTTTTATAATCCTTCTCCTATGCATGGCACCTTCTTGCTATGCAAAAGTTCCAATTAAAAAACCCGTAAGCTCCCGAATGAATCGATATGTTGGTTAAAAGCTCCCAAAATATTTAGGATTGTATAATTAGAGATCTTTGAAGCTTGTTTACATCTTATTGAATGTGAAAATTCTTCCTCAGAAACATTTTTGGCCATTAAATGTTCTATAATGAACATAGTACTGCATGATTATTTTTTCATTGCACTTCGATGTTTTGTTAGAGTAGTTCATTGGATATTGGTGGATTCAATCATTTTTTGGCTCTTCCAGTGTGAATAAAGGGATGAGTCTTGCTGATTTTAAGTTCATATACTGGATGGAGTATGCCCATCGAATGTGGGGAAGGGCATTGGGTATAATGTTTGCACTACCATTTTCATACTTTCTTCATAAAGGATATATTACGCTTCAGCTCGGACTCAGGCTCTCTGGGTTGTTTGCTCTTGGTGCTGGGCAGGGTCTGATTGGCTGGTGGATGGTTAAGAGTGGTTTAGAGGTAGAAACTGGCATACATTCACTCCCTCCTTGTATTCTGACTACTTAATTTAGATGCAGAGCTCTTCAATTATACTTCCTCCTATTTGTTTAGGAACCAAAATCTGAGTATGCTGAACCCAGAGTAAGTCCTTACCGTCTTGCAGCTCATTTGACTTCGGCATTTGTTATTTACTCTGGGCTGCTTTGGACGGCTCTTTCTGTTGTTATGCCTGAACCTCCCGGTGAATCAGTAGCCTGGGTTCAAGGGGCTGCTAAGGTCAAGCGTCTTGCTCTTCCTGTGAGTATCCTCGTAGGAATCACTGCTGTGTCAGGAGCTTTCGTTGCTGGGAATGATGCTGTATGTGCTACCCTTTCTGTTTTCACATTTTATTTGCATGCTTTAAAAATTTACTCTATAAGGTGATCTTATAAGGCCGTGTTCAATTTTTCAGGGTCGGGCATTCAATACTTTTCCTAAGATGGGGGATACATGGATTCCAGAGGATATACTTAGTCTGAAGCCGGTAATTCGCAATTTCTTTGAGAACACATCAACCGTGCAGGTAAATTTCCAGTTTAACATCACTAGTCGTGGAATGTGTCTCAATCTACAATTATAAATGGCGAGTGGTTAGctgattgatatttattggCTTTTGTATGAATTACTTTTACATATTTTAGGGATCCAATGATAAATAATTTGCTTTGACTAATCAGATTTTTTCTCGGCTTTAGTTTTAACATTTAACACGGTATCACAATCTTCTCTCCCTAAACAATATACTTAAATCACTGTAAACAAAGAGGGGTTGATGTTAGTGAGTTGAGGTTTTAGGATTAGAGGTATCATAATTGTGATAAAATTCTATCACCAGAGGGGTTTTGGAAATGGAAGGTTGAAGATGGAGTATATAGTAAACAACCATTTTTCATTCTTTAGATCATCAATTATCTTTCTGCTTCTCACTAAACTATGTGATTGTAATAACTATCAGTGATGTTTCTTGGAGCCGCTTAATAGTGCCATTTTATCAACTTATAAGAAATTTGGTGGCGTTGTGGCAACAGCTGCTTGATCAAATCACGACAGGAAAcatacttttaagtattttagcTGCAGAATCTGACCTCATAGTTAAGTAAAAGCCCAGAAGCTAAAATTGTGGCAGACTTGTGTCCCTCTTGTCTAAGATGCTGCGAGAAAGTATGAGTAGAAGTGTAAACTCAGCAAGAACATGTATGATACTATGATGCATGTTTGGTCGGTTATTTGTGTTCTTGTAGACAATAAAGAAAGAATTCTTTAATAAACTTTCCAATTTGTGGCTGTTTGCTAAATTGCATATTCTAAtttattcaacacattattTTCTGATGTCATGTACATAATGTATACCAGCTCGACCATCGAATCCTCGCAACTGCAACATTATTTTCTATTTGTGGATTGTGGTGGTCAACAAGAAAACTTAATGTACATCCTGCCGTACGGAATTTAATAGGAACAACTATGGGCATGGCTGCTCTTCAGGTACTCAGATCAGCTTTTGTGTGCAAAACATATTTCCGAGTGTTACATAACTCTTGTAGCACAATGTGTGATCCACTATTGAATGTTGCTCTTTGATGTGAGCTTCAGTGGTGACTGGTTCATACTGAATGAAGATAAAAGtgaagtccacggttttgggagaacttatatttttttaaaaaaattttaagctttGGATTTGAAGCACCAAGGATGTTGACACCTGATCCTATGAGAAGTTCATGTTCTAAATCAGTATAACGCTGAGTACATCTTCGTCTTATATTAATAATCCTACGTTTCGAGCGAGCATGTATAGAATATAGAACATTTGAAGGCACTTTTCCCACTTGATCTAGAATTTGAACCCTATGATAATCATTTTTGTTCTTCTCTTCAAATGTGAGCAGAACATAGTTTTTTCTCCTCTTTGCTTGCCTGCAGGTTACCTTGGGGATATCGACTCTCCTGTTGTACGTACCAGTTTCTCTAGGAAGTGCTCATCAAGCTGGAGCGCTAACTCTTTTCACCCTAATGATTCTACTCAATCATGCTGTACGACGACCTTCATTACCTCTTCTCAAAACAATGCCTTCGGTAGCCAAAACAGCCTTATAGTCCTTGCTCTTATTTGGGATAACAGCAacgtttatattttgtattgaACCGCATCATTCAAATATATCTTTTTCTCAGTCTGCGTTTGATTTGAGTTATAGGATAAgtaatacatatataaataatataatgtaattaaaaataaataagaaataataattaatatattatttgatttgatggatagattataatttatttgatttaattaatgtaaaattaataattaatagatagataaataatatgacgagaatgATGCGAAATTGAATGGAATaaattatacatagattaataataaatcaaatcaaacattgtGAAGAAATGACCTCTTTTTTATAGATTCGATGGGCCATGGGACCCTCAAGTTGTGGGCTTAGCTCTTTGGGTCAAATCACATGGGCTCTAATGAGTTCGCCATCAATTATATATGTTCACTCAAAGGTAGTGTTTTAAAAAACTTGATTAAACCTCGTTTAATCTCGTTTAAGCTTGAAACTTTTCCAAAATGCCTCGTTTCGGCAAAAAACGGGAAAAAAACTCGTTTCGGCTAAAAACAGTCAAACACATGTTGATCATATTAAGTGTCATTAAATACGCTTAAgtgcaattttttaaaataccaaaattgattaataaCACGAAGAAAGAACataaattatcaaatttattgGTAAGTAATGCTAGCAATGTAAAAATTGTACAATTTTCGATAGTTAAGTGTACCAATGATGAATATATGTAGTACatattgaagaatattaatactaatattttaaagtagtctagttaaattgagtttttatttgattataaatgatataaaatgaatgatataataaattgaattagaCTTTGGCAAAAAATCAATGCATTCtagttaaatttattatatttaggcATTATTTACTTCATTAATTTGtgttagatatttaaaattttacgtTTAAGCTCGTATTAATACCACATACGCATGCTTACTTTCACGCTTCGATGCGTTTCGAACTTTTTAGAACatattattaattgataatgagcttatttttattatattattttttagatatgtaggaaactattaattaatataattttaatacttttatgtttttaagaacttgaaatttattcgtttaatattaaatttatggtaattttatttattatttgaattaatataattaaaatatgggaTAATTCCTAAATATATCCTTGTATCTTTTCCATTTTTCGTATTATATTCCTTTCACTTTTCATGTTCCAAATATATCCCTAATTCATTaaataatttcttgaatttgtccttaaaattaaataatgcgcattctaccctttatttccctttttaatatttaaaggCTTAATCTCATCATGCTTCCGTCagtaaaagcttaatttttaaaataaaataacatgatagggaagagcttcaaaaatttattcaaaaaacatattattacataaatcaacctcctttgaagaggatgagataactagtttagctactcatagtagccttgttcttgaataCATAAAATTACAGAAGCTTAATATAAttgtagaaagagaaatattacaatgattttatttgtaagaaaactgaagggaatgatcgatatcttcagcttcctcaaaatcatgtatttatagccgaagtttcactcgtttcaccgagaaacttcaaggaatcTTATAGttgtcttgaattctttatgtcattattgatggcatcttttactagtgggaGAGTCACATGCacgatgacatcttttactagtggaggagtcacatgcttgactttttcttttggatttattctcctcacatgccttctttattgttgtcggggcatcttttgcttttgtaGTGGGCCCTTGGGAAAACGcggttttggtggtccctgtccacctttgtttgtctcggaaaaatcttttcgatccgttcggggtttgaaggtttttccgaattctggctctttctggtttggacattctgggcagatattctctgaccatcttccgatatgagccatgttacaaaattttcggcgattttctttactccccggcagcttgttgttccacaaaaagttcctcttcttttcgaagagttcttccgcaaaagtcgtagtttttcctgtcattgtgtttaacaggaatgatccgttctcagaattttgataaaattgaacgaaaacttgaccttatccatctcggtgagacaaacccaaataccccatgcccttctggttgaaatttcattttctccaaaagtggactctaatggtatttcttcagatataggatccttgataaatctttgattattcatgtcaggtctccttagcttgatgaaatgaaagggctcgtgtgatcctttccctgttaGTTCTGGGgctgcactaaagaagtataactcgagcacatctcctctggacaaatgatcattatttgcccatgtttcttggactgctttctgaatccattttggtagctgtgatatttcctggaagcctggtgaagttgtataaactgaggctaaagccccaaat
Proteins encoded:
- the LOC140880682 gene encoding heme A synthase COX15 isoform X2, which encodes MAMRSLITRSRLGGLIGRSSTLGLRHFTGGRGHFFVQKMEKGLTEKIKNMAEEKNFRQLLFRNLSTASFSSAQDASGLKLLVTSEHSARKAVGIWLFTSASWVFSMVVLGGITRLTRSGLSMTDWKFTGSLPPLSDEAWVVEFEKYKQSPEYQRVNKGMSLADFKFIYWMEYAHRMWGRALGIMFALPFSYFLHKGYITLQLGLRLSGLFALGAGQGLIGWWMVKSGLEEPKSEYAEPRVSPYRLAAHLTSAFVIYSGLLWTALSVVMPEPPGESVAWVQGAAKVKRLALPVSILVGITAVSGAFVAGNDAGRAFNTFPKMGDTWIPEDILSLKPVIRNFFENTSTVQLDHRILATATLFSICGLWWSTRKLNVHPAVRNLIGTTMGMAALQVTLGISTLLLYVPVSLGSAHQAGALTLFTLMILLNHAVRRPSLPLLKTMPSVAKTAL
- the LOC140880682 gene encoding heme A synthase COX15 isoform X1 yields the protein MAMRSLITRSRLGGLIGRSSTLGLRHFTGGRGHFFVQKMEKGLTEKIKNMAEEKNFRQNFYQLLFRNLSTASFSSAQDASGLKLLVTSEHSARKAVGIWLFTSASWVFSMVVLGGITRLTRSGLSMTDWKFTGSLPPLSDEAWVVEFEKYKQSPEYQRVNKGMSLADFKFIYWMEYAHRMWGRALGIMFALPFSYFLHKGYITLQLGLRLSGLFALGAGQGLIGWWMVKSGLEEPKSEYAEPRVSPYRLAAHLTSAFVIYSGLLWTALSVVMPEPPGESVAWVQGAAKVKRLALPVSILVGITAVSGAFVAGNDAGRAFNTFPKMGDTWIPEDILSLKPVIRNFFENTSTVQLDHRILATATLFSICGLWWSTRKLNVHPAVRNLIGTTMGMAALQVTLGISTLLLYVPVSLGSAHQAGALTLFTLMILLNHAVRRPSLPLLKTMPSVAKTAL